From Candidatus Cloacimonadota bacterium, a single genomic window includes:
- a CDS encoding polyprenol monophosphomannose synthase: MKKALIIIPTYNESENIPKLIPKVLSEDKRIEILIVDDNSPDGTADLVKNIMKTNPKVHILEREGKMGLGSAYIAGFKYALEHNYDYVFEMDADFSHNPDDIPNFLEAIKTNDLVIGSRYITGVNVVNWPFRRLLLSIGASKYVRLITSLPIKDPTGGYKCFRKEVLEALDLDSVMSDGYSFQIELNYKVWKKGFRIKEIPIVFYDRVNGTSKMSKKIVREAIVRVWQLRFFPEYWERRSKKKLQKKS; this comes from the coding sequence ATGAAAAAAGCATTAATAATCATCCCGACCTATAATGAATCTGAGAATATTCCAAAGCTCATACCCAAAGTTCTTTCGGAAGATAAACGTATCGAAATACTGATCGTTGATGATAATTCACCGGACGGTACTGCTGATCTCGTGAAGAACATCATGAAAACAAATCCGAAAGTGCATATTCTTGAGCGTGAAGGCAAAATGGGTCTTGGAAGTGCCTATATCGCAGGATTCAAATATGCGCTGGAACATAACTATGATTATGTATTCGAAATGGATGCGGATTTCTCTCACAATCCGGATGACATCCCAAACTTCCTTGAAGCAATCAAAACTAACGATTTGGTCATTGGTTCACGATATATAACCGGCGTGAATGTCGTCAACTGGCCCTTCAGACGATTGCTTTTAAGTATTGGCGCATCAAAATATGTCCGCCTTATCACATCGCTTCCAATAAAAGATCCAACCGGCGGATACAAATGCTTTAGAAAAGAAGTGCTCGAAGCACTCGATCTTGATAGCGTGATGTCGGACGGTTACTCATTCCAGATAGAGCTGAACTACAAGGTCTGGAAAAAGGGATTTCGCATAAAAGAGATTCCCATCGTTTTTTATGACCGTGTCAACGGAACATCCAAGATGTCCAAAAAAATTGTCAGAGAGGCAATTGTCAGAGTTTGGCAGCTTCGTTTTTTCCCTGAATACTGGGAGCGACGAAGTAAAAAAAAGCTGCAAAAGAAATCATAG
- a CDS encoding T9SS type A sorting domain-containing protein, with the protein MWDSTQCEVFIYDLSAYGIISTLDIQYNDIKDSIDGVWNQNGANIVHWLDGNIDVDPQFTGTGDYPYYLSSTSPCIDAGTPDTTGLNLPWLDLAGNPRVYGGRIDMGALEWQGYSVDPDTNMVNNLYFFKNTPNPFKDQTTISFTSLDYDRVREYTLSIYNLRGQLVRRFYGPDEHFWAINEIVWDGKDMDGNVTAPGVYFYSLEFEETAVVRKMVKFTSP; encoded by the coding sequence ATGTGGGATTCAACTCAATGTGAAGTATTCATATATGATCTTTCAGCGTATGGAATTATTTCTACATTAGATATTCAATATAACGATATAAAAGATAGTATCGACGGTGTGTGGAACCAGAATGGGGCAAACATAGTACACTGGCTGGACGGTAATATTGATGTAGATCCACAGTTTACGGGTACGGGAGATTATCCTTATTATTTATCGAGCACTTCTCCCTGTATTGATGCAGGCACACCCGACACAACAGGACTCAATCTTCCATGGTTAGACTTAGCGGGGAACCCACGTGTATATGGTGGAAGAATCGATATGGGCGCTTTAGAGTGGCAGGGATATAGTGTCGATCCGGATACCAATATGGTGAATAATCTGTACTTCTTTAAGAACACACCCAATCCTTTTAAAGATCAAACCACAATCTCTTTCACGTCATTGGATTATGACAGGGTGAGAGAATACACATTATCAATCTACAATTTACGAGGACAGCTTGTGCGAAGATTTTACGGACCAGATGAACATTTCTGGGCAATAAACGAGATTGTATGGGATGGAAAAGATATGGACGGGAATGTCACTGCTCCTGGTGTGTATTTTTATTCTCTTGAGTTCGAGGAAACTGCTGTTGTGAGGAAGATGGTGAAATTTACCTCACCCTAA
- a CDS encoding YitT family protein — protein sequence MKIKVKILIDYLFILIGTALMGLSIVLFLSPNKIAAGGVSGLAVVINYLFHIPIGIIMLVFNIPLFLIGLKILGKRFGIRTIVGMITFSLFTDFFNNILHLKALTENPLLASLYGGLLLGIGLGIVFKAKGSTGGSDIVAQIFSQNRIMTAGNTFILIDFVVISIAGLCFRGVEFALWGFIALYISSKVVDVIIAGLGYAKASLIISDKSDEIKELIFDKMNRGVTFLKSEGAYSGKERDVILCIVSRREVAKLTEIVKSTDPDAFVIIQEVHQVLGKGFKPRENIV from the coding sequence ATGAAAATCAAAGTTAAAATTCTCATAGATTATCTTTTCATTCTTATCGGAACAGCTCTGATGGGTTTGTCCATTGTACTTTTTTTGTCTCCAAACAAGATCGCTGCTGGTGGTGTGAGCGGTCTGGCAGTTGTTATCAACTATCTCTTTCACATCCCTATCGGTATTATCATGCTTGTGTTCAATATTCCGCTTTTCTTAATAGGATTGAAAATTCTGGGAAAACGATTCGGCATTCGAACAATTGTTGGGATGATCACCTTTTCACTGTTCACAGACTTTTTCAATAATATTCTTCACCTTAAAGCGCTTACCGAAAATCCTCTTCTCGCAAGTTTGTATGGCGGATTGTTACTTGGTATTGGACTCGGCATCGTTTTTAAGGCAAAGGGCTCGACAGGCGGCTCGGACATTGTTGCGCAGATATTCAGCCAGAACAGGATCATGACTGCTGGTAATACATTTATTCTCATAGATTTTGTTGTGATCAGTATAGCGGGTTTGTGCTTCAGGGGTGTCGAGTTTGCACTCTGGGGATTTATTGCATTATACATTTCCAGCAAAGTTGTCGATGTTATTATTGCCGGACTCGGCTATGCAAAAGCTTCACTTATTATATCAGATAAATCGGATGAAATAAAAGAACTCATATTCGATAAAATGAACAGGGGTGTGACGTTCTTGAAAAGTGAGGGCGCTTACTCAGGCAAAGAGCGTGATGTGATACTTTGCATCGTTTCCAGGCGCGAGGTAGCAAAACTCACCGAGATCGTGAAATCAACTGATCCCGATGCGTTTGTCATCATTCAGGAAGTTCATCAAGTTCTGGGTAAGGGCTTCAAACCAAGAGAAAATATTGTATAA
- a CDS encoding pyridoxine 5'-phosphate synthase: MAKLGVNIDHVATIRQARKTFEPDPVEAAFIAEKYGADQITIHLREDRRHIQDRDLRIIRETVQTKLNLEMAPTEEMVAIAKAVHPDTVTLVPEKREEVTTEGGLNLELKGLEEKIHALKEAGIAVSVFIDPDNEVVKMAHKLGADAVELHTGYFANAKSEQDILSEVERIKEAVHTGKKQGLYVAAGHGITYFNAHYLAGIEDIQEYNIGHSIISRAVFVGLGRAVQEMKALIS; the protein is encoded by the coding sequence ATGGCAAAATTAGGTGTTAATATCGATCATGTAGCAACGATCAGACAGGCTCGCAAAACCTTTGAGCCCGATCCGGTGGAAGCAGCCTTTATTGCAGAAAAATACGGCGCAGACCAGATCACCATCCACCTTCGTGAAGATAGACGTCATATACAGGACAGAGATCTGAGGATTATCAGAGAAACAGTGCAGACAAAACTCAACCTTGAAATGGCACCAACTGAAGAGATGGTCGCCATAGCAAAAGCTGTCCATCCGGATACGGTTACGCTGGTGCCTGAAAAACGTGAGGAAGTTACAACAGAGGGCGGATTGAACCTGGAACTCAAAGGTCTAGAAGAGAAAATACATGCACTGAAAGAAGCAGGGATTGCAGTCAGCGTGTTCATCGATCCGGATAATGAAGTAGTAAAAATGGCACACAAGCTTGGGGCTGATGCCGTCGAACTCCACACCGGTTACTTTGCAAATGCAAAAAGCGAACAAGACATACTCAGCGAAGTGGAGCGCATCAAAGAAGCAGTGCATACAGGCAAGAAACAAGGACTCTATGTGGCAGCGGGTCACGGAATTACATATTTCAATGCACATTATCTTGCAGGAATAGAGGATATCCAGGAATATAATATCGGGCATTCGATCATTTCACGGGCAGTTTTTGTGGGGCTCGGAAGAGCTGTTCAAGAGATGAAAGCACTCATTTCCTGA
- the amrS gene encoding AmmeMemoRadiSam system radical SAM enzyme gives MKEAQFYKKLESNKVQCLLCPQMCEIADGKRGMCFGRKNERGTLYAENYGETISISMDPIEKKPLYHFCPGKDILSIGPNGCNLTCDFCQNYSISQQKAPTSTLHPEDLIALCKKYNSIGVAYTYTEPLIWYEYILDTAKVLQAHDLKVVLVSNGFINPEPVKKLLPYVDAMNIDLKAFANDFYKTYCSGRLEAVKNTINLAAQHTHIEITNLIITDLNDSRKEIEELVEFVAGINKDIPLHFSRYFPVYKMKKPPTKPETLEMAYEIGKKILSYVYVGNIHLHETHDTYCPSCHELLIKRSGFYTSVSNIDENNCCMTCGHKIYGVHLFD, from the coding sequence ATGAAAGAAGCACAGTTTTATAAGAAATTAGAAAGCAATAAGGTACAATGCCTACTCTGTCCGCAAATGTGTGAGATTGCAGATGGAAAACGAGGGATGTGTTTTGGCAGGAAGAACGAACGTGGAACGCTGTATGCTGAGAATTATGGTGAGACAATCTCGATTTCAATGGATCCTATTGAAAAAAAACCGCTCTATCATTTCTGTCCGGGAAAGGATATACTCTCGATCGGTCCAAACGGGTGTAATCTTACCTGCGATTTTTGCCAGAACTATTCCATATCCCAGCAAAAAGCACCAACAAGCACTCTTCATCCTGAAGACCTGATTGCACTCTGCAAGAAATATAATTCAATCGGTGTTGCCTATACGTACACAGAACCGCTTATCTGGTACGAATATATTCTTGATACAGCTAAAGTATTGCAAGCACACGATCTCAAGGTCGTACTCGTATCGAACGGATTTATCAATCCCGAGCCGGTGAAGAAGCTCCTTCCTTATGTCGATGCCATGAATATAGACCTGAAGGCATTTGCTAATGATTTTTATAAAACATACTGTTCCGGACGCCTTGAAGCGGTAAAAAATACGATCAACCTTGCTGCGCAGCACACACATATCGAAATCACGAATCTTATCATAACTGACTTGAATGATTCGAGAAAAGAGATCGAGGAACTCGTTGAATTTGTGGCAGGTATAAATAAAGATATTCCTCTTCATTTTTCACGATATTTCCCTGTATACAAAATGAAAAAACCACCTACAAAACCTGAAACGCTTGAAATGGCATACGAGATCGGAAAAAAGATACTATCCTATGTTTACGTTGGAAATATTCATCTACATGAAACCCATGATACATACTGCCCAAGCTGTCATGAACTGCTTATCAAACGTTCGGGATTCTACACTTCAGTGAGCAATATCGATGAAAATAAT